From Paenibacillus sp. PvR098:
GCCAGATTTGGCATTTTCATACCTGAGGCGCTCTCCATCGCAGCTTGCAGCAATGAAAACAGCTCCTTGTTCTTTTGCGGCACAGCTAACGGTTCCAGAGACATTAAAGCGAAGAAATGACTATTCACCCAAGCATTCATTTGATAATCCTGGTCATTATTCATTTTATCGTGGAACTCCTCGGGATTCATTCCTGCCGGCGTACTCATTCCATATCGGATCACATATTTGGCAAAGGTCTTACCGGTTTTATCTTTGATAGCATACTCCGCGCTTAAATGATCCGGATCTTTGGTTGATACTTCATACAGCGAGTAACCGAACTTTCCTAGTGTCCCTTCCGTTTGATTCACTATGCTGTTGAGTTTCGTTTCTCTGTTAGTCGCAGCTTCGTTATTCGCATCTGTCTGAACTTTCGTCTCACGCGACCCGGCTGCTTCCGGACTGATCATTAGACTGTCCGGCACATCGGCATCAGCCTCAATGCTAGCTGTCCAGCGCTCCTTGTCCCATTGTACTTTGGCGCCCATTGTTTCACTAATAAAGCGCAGCGGCACATACGTTGAGCCGTTTCGGATGAATGGAGCTTCGCTAATTGTAACGGCTTTATCGTTTACATACGCGACGTCGCGGCCGATCGTAAGCTTCATCGTTGTATCTTTGCCCGTTACGATGGCGGTACTGCTTGTTGCATTCCAAAACACCTTCGCGTTAAGTCGTTCGAAAATACCTCTGAGTGGTACGAACGTCGTGCCGTCGCGCAGTATCGGCGTCACGCTTTGCGGTACGAACTTTCCGTTGAACTTGATTTGGATGTTGTGTTGAGAGCCAATAGACACAAAGCTTTTCATCGTTCTGAATGACCACGTTTTATTTTGTGTTGCTCCGTTTACGTCGTAGTCTACCGATACTGTATATTGCTCGTCATAAGCCAGCGGATAAACCGGGTACAAAAACCATGCGCCGGCATATTCAAAATAAACCGGTACTTTTACGCCGCGTCCGTCGGTGACGGTTGCTTTAATCCCATCCACATGGAACGGAGGCTGAAACGATATGATGAATCCTGACTTTTCAACGTGGAATTGCTTCAATGGATTCGGAATCTCGCTCGCTCCGTAGAAAGTGACACCGACATCGGTTTGTCCGTCGTAAGGATAAACTGAAATCTCGTTATTGCCCGTTTTAGCCGACATATTGAGAACAACATTGCCATCCGCAATGCCTATACCGAACTCATCCGCATTGGGATCCGTTAACGGACTTCTGTGATAAGCCGTAGTCATCCACGATTCTATGGCCTGAGCAGGGTTGCTTGTAAAATTAATTATCTCCGACACGACCTGAGAACCCCCAGCAGCCCTCACCCTATCCGTCGGGGATTCCCCGGTAAACCCCGGATTGCCCGGGGTCTCGTCATGCGTCGATAATCCGTCGGCGGCGGTATCGTTGATGACGATGTAATTCGCATGATTCTCAGCTGCTTTCGTAATATATGGGTTGAGCCTTACTGGCTGCAATCCCAATACACCCCTGACCCTATTCAAATGCGCCAGCGCTTCAAGTTGATACGGCTCGTACTCCTCATTCGGTTGGACCGCCTGGGAAGTTCTGTCGGCCGCAACTGCGGGTGCGCTTTGGCAGCCGATCGCGAATACCACTAAAAC
This genomic window contains:
- a CDS encoding stalk domain-containing protein; translated protein: MKRLFIVLVLVVFAIGCQSAPAVAADRTSQAVQPNEEYEPYQLEALAHLNRVRGVLGLQPVRLNPYITKAAENHANYIVINDTAADGLSTHDETPGNPGFTGESPTDRVRAAGGSQVVSEIINFTSNPAQAIESWMTTAYHRSPLTDPNADEFGIGIADGNVVLNMSAKTGNNEISVYPYDGQTDVGVTFYGASEIPNPLKQFHVEKSGFIISFQPPFHVDGIKATVTDGRGVKVPVYFEYAGAWFLYPVYPLAYDEQYTVSVDYDVNGATQNKTWSFRTMKSFVSIGSQHNIQIKFNGKFVPQSVTPILRDGTTFVPLRGIFERLNAKVFWNATSSTAIVTGKDTTMKLTIGRDVAYVNDKAVTISEAPFIRNGSTYVPLRFISETMGAKVQWDKERWTASIEADADVPDSLMISPEAAGSRETKVQTDANNEAATNRETKLNSIVNQTEGTLGKFGYSLYEVSTKDPDHLSAEYAIKDKTGKTFAKYVIRYGMSTPAGMNPEEFHDKMNNDQDYQMNAWVNSHFFALMSLEPLAVPQKNKELFSLLQAAMESASGMKMPNLADNLMQSFNDVSASGSNPDKKAKLHANVSYDISYSSNETKGVTTTTTGMVKVQLWYR